Proteins co-encoded in one Candidatus Thiodictyon syntrophicum genomic window:
- a CDS encoding response regulator transcription factor, with product MRILVVEDDPRTLDTLTRALEAAGYLVEHTDDGEDAWFRGDTEPYAAVLLDLGLKGMDGLAVLKRWRAAGRDLPVLILTARGDWSERVEGIDAGADDYLPKPFRVEEVLARLRALLRRAGGQSSPVLAAGPLALDTRQMRVTLDGIPVHLSPQEYRLLSVLLHHKGSVVSQGELADQIYSDGIERDTNGVEVLIGRLRRKLGADLIETRRGFGYLIDDPAVP from the coding sequence ATGCGCATTCTGGTGGTGGAGGATGATCCGCGGACGCTCGACACCCTGACCCGCGCCCTGGAGGCCGCGGGCTACCTGGTGGAGCACACGGACGACGGGGAAGACGCCTGGTTTCGCGGTGACACCGAGCCCTACGCGGCGGTGCTCCTGGACCTGGGGCTCAAGGGCATGGACGGGCTCGCGGTGCTCAAGCGCTGGCGCGCGGCCGGGCGGGACCTGCCGGTGCTGATCCTCACCGCCCGGGGTGACTGGAGCGAGCGGGTGGAGGGAATCGACGCCGGGGCGGACGATTACCTGCCCAAACCCTTCCGGGTGGAGGAGGTCCTGGCCCGCCTGCGGGCCCTCCTGCGGCGCGCCGGGGGTCAGTCCTCACCGGTCCTCGCGGCCGGCCCCTTGGCGCTCGATACCCGCCAGATGCGGGTGACCCTGGACGGCATCCCGGTCCATCTGTCGCCCCAGGAGTATCGACTCTTGAGCGTGCTGCTGCACCACAAGGGGTCCGTGGTCTCCCAGGGTGAACTGGCCGATCAGATCTACAGCGACGGGATCGAGCGCGATACCAACGGCGTGGAGGTCCTGATCGGGCGCCTGCGCCGCAAGCTCGGGGCCGACCTGATCGAGACCCGGCGCGGCTTCGGGTATCTCATCGACGACCCCGCAGTCCCTTGA
- a CDS encoding FkbM family methyltransferase encodes MNSGIQNSLLWIYARIRDTGILSTGPGRRLFEWSYLAYKSFEAGPVDRLATFIHPGTLVIDVGANIGFFTHRFARWVGDAGGRVLAIEPEEHNIRRLHELVRRRGFQNRVEVLHLAAAERDGTLFLAVNPDHPGDHHLAASGVPVRAAALDTLIGERGWPVVSLIKIDVQGAEHRVLLGAAEILRRGHPALFVEMDERRLKENGSCVGAVAAYLETFGYQPFRLGRSGAEPIRDLATEAEGWRQKGGYADVLFLTQFQPPCP; translated from the coding sequence ATGAACAGCGGTATTCAGAATTCTCTTTTGTGGATTTACGCGCGCATCCGAGATACCGGCATCCTCTCCACCGGGCCCGGGCGTCGGCTCTTTGAATGGTCCTATCTCGCCTACAAATCCTTCGAGGCCGGTCCAGTGGACCGCCTGGCGACCTTCATCCACCCCGGCACCCTGGTCATCGATGTCGGCGCCAACATCGGTTTTTTCACCCACCGCTTCGCCCGCTGGGTCGGCGACGCCGGGGGCCGCGTTCTTGCCATCGAGCCGGAGGAGCATAATATCCGGCGGTTGCACGAGTTGGTTCGCCGACGAGGGTTTCAGAATCGCGTCGAAGTTCTGCACCTGGCCGCCGCAGAGCGAGACGGAACCCTCTTTCTTGCTGTGAATCCAGATCATCCGGGCGATCACCATTTGGCCGCAAGCGGGGTCCCGGTGCGGGCGGCTGCACTCGACACCCTGATCGGCGAGCGCGGCTGGCCAGTGGTATCCCTGATCAAGATCGACGTGCAGGGGGCCGAACATCGGGTCCTGCTCGGTGCTGCCGAGATATTGCGCCGCGGACACCCGGCCCTGTTCGTAGAGATGGACGAGCGACGGCTGAAAGAGAATGGGAGCTGCGTCGGCGCTGTCGCTGCATACCTGGAGACATTCGGGTACCAACCCTTTCGACTTGGCCGCAGCGGGGCGGAACCGATCCGAGACTTGGCGACCGAGGCCGAAGGCTGGCGGCAGAAAGGTGGCTACGCCGACGTGCTCTTCCTCACCCAGTTCCAACCCCCCTGTCCTTAG
- a CDS encoding EAL domain-containing protein: MNDAHETEPQSAADIPAAADQKPHYIAGIGASAGGLEALTLLVGALPAGLNCTFAIVQHLSPHYRSMMVELIGRETSMQVKAVEDGEVPRPGLIYIAPPKWNLLLRNGVFALVEPRPDVAPKPSVNLFLKSLADEKGEYAIGVVLSGTGSDGAVGIRAIKANGGITFAQSPDTAKYSSMPQAAINTVAVDYVLPPQGIAHEIAQFVQHAPPSHLALPDLTDSQRFGRLLLEVRRFTKIDFSGYKESTLWRRVRRRMATNRVETLEEYLDLAVARPEELESLAKDILISVTSFFRDSEAFARLEGYLKAILEEKPRGSELRVWVPGCATGEEAYTIAIILAELLGEGLRHLNIQIFATDIDVDALNMARRATFPAAALGELSAELMARYFNPIGDQYEIVKEVRELVVFARQDLVLDPPFLRLDLISCRNLLIYFSSELQAKVLSVMNYALADHGLLFLGRSENISQQETLFEPVDPKARLFRPRGRGAREHVARALHTRLGAISGKQLVEPRVTVNAIFTQLAFESYLPPSVLLDARLYVIHTFGDLKTYIQLPEGAPQLEFPNMLDQDLRMELLTLVHYSRTKRKPTKGRRRRVAPGKAGLVRLAVFPHRPHEPEEMFLVSFEPGEAVRRARSGGSTTAVGDRVLEDELVATREHLQTVIEELETSNEEMQALNEEVQAANEELQASNEELEASNEELQASNEELVTVNEELLVKSAELSILNSDFESVQNSVDFPLLVLDTQLQVTRFNSAAQRVLGLTPASRGRPFGNLRLTGAFAGLPAVAEQVLHDGEPLNRPISEGATDYRLHIVTYTDHLGAPRGVVLGMADQSETARAERQARELQGRLLEVMDNATSLFAVKDAAGRYEFANTRFLSFFGLTLEAVRGRTDYQLFDNALSDRLREGDFEVLRRRIPVDRDETVTRGERVNYLRVTRFPLMDADGNVTAVCTQAADISQQRAAQEALRLAANVFDYAGEGICVTDAQGILVSVNDSFTRITGFAREEVLGLECSILKSGRHAPDFYQAMWSELTERGKWQGEVWNRRKDGTLIPEWLTISAVRDEQGAVSNYVGIFSDISAIKASHERIEHLATHDELTGLPNRNLFNDRVKHAIARAAHRAERLFVLFVDLDNFKVINDNLGHAAGDELLREAALRIAECLRAEDTVARLGGDEFILLLEDADPELVAALGKRILDFLSASFRVQGRDVFVTASIGISSFPDDGQDSETLLKNADTAMYKAKDRGKNQFQFFSVEMKLHGEQRMAIETGIRLALQEDQFSLLFQPEVELASGRIVSAEALIRWTSGPLGEVSPARFIPVAEQSGLIVKVTEWVMRRTCETLRAWIDAGLVPVPVFVNISPLHFRTADLVACLTTQTQIHALSPHLIGIELTEGALMDGSEATTGVLHALRALGVRVYVDDFGTGYSSLTYLKRYPIDGLKIDRSFVDGIADDPDDQAIATAVIGVARALGVDVVAEGVETEEQRAELIARGCTLAQGYLMHRPMTAQALAALLEVISEPAN, from the coding sequence TTGAACGACGCCCACGAGACTGAGCCCCAGAGCGCCGCGGACATCCCTGCTGCCGCGGACCAAAAACCCCATTACATCGCCGGCATCGGCGCCTCCGCCGGCGGTCTGGAGGCCCTGACCCTGTTGGTCGGGGCCCTGCCGGCGGGGCTCAACTGTACCTTCGCCATCGTCCAGCACCTCTCGCCCCACTACCGCAGCATGATGGTGGAACTGATCGGGCGCGAGACCAGCATGCAGGTCAAGGCCGTGGAGGATGGGGAGGTACCGCGGCCCGGCCTGATCTACATCGCCCCGCCCAAGTGGAACCTGCTCCTGCGCAACGGGGTCTTTGCCCTGGTGGAGCCGCGCCCGGACGTGGCACCCAAGCCCTCGGTGAATCTGTTCCTCAAGTCGCTCGCCGATGAGAAGGGTGAATATGCCATCGGGGTGGTCCTCTCCGGGACCGGCAGCGACGGGGCCGTGGGCATCCGTGCCATCAAGGCCAACGGCGGCATCACCTTTGCCCAGTCGCCGGACACGGCCAAGTACTCGAGTATGCCCCAGGCCGCCATCAACACCGTGGCGGTGGACTATGTGTTGCCGCCCCAGGGCATTGCGCACGAGATCGCCCAGTTCGTCCAGCATGCACCACCCTCCCACCTGGCGCTGCCGGACCTGACCGACAGCCAGCGCTTCGGCCGCCTGCTGCTGGAGGTCAGGCGCTTCACCAAGATCGACTTCAGCGGCTACAAGGAGTCCACCCTGTGGCGCCGGGTGCGCCGCCGCATGGCCACCAACCGGGTCGAGACCCTGGAGGAATACCTGGATCTGGCGGTGGCGCGTCCGGAGGAATTGGAGAGCCTGGCCAAGGACATCCTGATCTCGGTGACCTCCTTCTTTCGCGATTCCGAGGCCTTTGCCCGGCTGGAGGGCTATCTCAAGGCGATCCTGGAGGAAAAGCCGCGCGGCTCGGAACTGCGGGTCTGGGTGCCGGGCTGCGCCACCGGCGAGGAGGCTTATACCATCGCCATCATCCTGGCGGAGCTGCTGGGCGAGGGGCTGCGGCACCTCAACATCCAGATCTTCGCCACCGATATCGATGTGGACGCGCTCAACATGGCGCGCCGCGCCACCTTCCCGGCGGCGGCCCTGGGCGAACTCTCCGCCGAGTTAATGGCGCGCTATTTCAACCCGATCGGCGACCAGTACGAGATCGTCAAGGAGGTGCGTGAGCTGGTGGTGTTCGCCCGCCAGGACCTGGTGCTGGACCCGCCCTTCCTGCGCCTGGATCTGATCTCCTGTCGCAACCTGTTGATCTATTTCTCCTCCGAGTTGCAGGCCAAGGTCTTGTCGGTGATGAACTACGCGCTCGCCGACCATGGGCTCTTGTTCCTCGGGCGCTCCGAGAACATCTCCCAGCAGGAGACCCTGTTCGAGCCGGTGGACCCCAAGGCGCGGCTCTTTCGCCCGCGCGGGCGCGGGGCGCGCGAGCATGTGGCGCGCGCCCTGCATACCAGGCTGGGGGCGATCAGCGGCAAGCAGTTGGTGGAGCCGCGGGTTACGGTCAACGCCATCTTCACCCAACTCGCCTTCGAGTCCTATCTGCCGCCCTCGGTCCTCCTGGACGCGCGGCTCTATGTCATTCACACCTTCGGGGATCTCAAGACCTATATCCAACTCCCGGAGGGGGCTCCGCAGTTGGAGTTTCCCAACATGCTCGACCAGGATCTGCGCATGGAACTCCTGACGCTGGTGCATTATTCGCGTACCAAGCGCAAGCCGACCAAGGGCCGGCGGCGCCGGGTTGCCCCCGGCAAGGCCGGGCTGGTGCGGCTCGCGGTCTTTCCCCACCGGCCCCATGAGCCCGAGGAGATGTTCCTGGTCAGCTTCGAGCCGGGCGAGGCCGTCCGGCGTGCGCGCTCCGGGGGCAGCACCACGGCAGTCGGCGATCGGGTGTTGGAGGACGAACTGGTCGCCACCCGCGAGCACCTGCAGACCGTGATCGAGGAGCTGGAGACCAGCAACGAGGAGATGCAGGCCTTAAACGAGGAGGTCCAGGCCGCCAACGAGGAACTCCAGGCGAGCAACGAGGAGCTCGAGGCGTCCAACGAGGAACTCCAGGCCAGCAACGAGGAACTGGTGACAGTCAACGAGGAACTGCTGGTCAAGTCCGCGGAACTCTCGATTCTGAACTCGGACTTCGAGAGCGTACAGAACAGCGTGGACTTCCCGCTCCTGGTGCTCGACACCCAGCTCCAGGTGACGCGCTTCAACAGCGCCGCCCAGCGGGTGCTGGGCCTGACGCCGGCGAGTCGCGGCCGGCCCTTCGGCAACCTGCGCCTGACGGGTGCCTTCGCCGGGCTCCCGGCGGTGGCCGAGCAGGTGCTGCACGACGGTGAGCCCCTGAACCGCCCGATCTCGGAGGGCGCCACCGACTACCGGCTGCACATCGTTACCTACACCGACCATCTGGGCGCCCCGCGCGGGGTGGTGCTGGGGATGGCGGACCAGAGCGAGACGGCGCGCGCCGAACGCCAGGCGCGTGAGCTGCAGGGGCGCCTCCTGGAGGTGATGGACAATGCCACCTCGCTGTTCGCGGTCAAGGACGCGGCCGGCCGCTACGAGTTCGCCAACACCCGTTTCTTGAGCTTCTTCGGGCTGACGCTGGAGGCGGTGCGCGGGCGCACCGATTACCAGTTATTCGACAATGCGCTGTCGGATCGGCTGCGCGAGGGCGATTTCGAGGTGCTGCGCCGCCGCATCCCGGTGGACCGGGATGAAACCGTGACCCGCGGCGAGCGGGTCAATTACCTGCGGGTGACCCGTTTCCCGCTGATGGATGCGGACGGCAACGTGACCGCCGTCTGCACCCAGGCGGCGGATATCAGCCAACAGCGCGCCGCCCAGGAGGCCCTGCGGCTCGCCGCCAACGTCTTCGACTACGCCGGCGAGGGCATCTGTGTCACCGACGCCCAGGGCATCCTGGTCTCGGTCAACGACTCCTTTACCCGCATCACGGGCTTCGCGCGTGAGGAGGTCCTGGGCCTGGAATGCTCCATCCTCAAGTCCGGCCGTCACGCGCCCGACTTCTACCAGGCCATGTGGTCGGAACTGACCGAGCGCGGCAAGTGGCAGGGGGAGGTCTGGAACCGGCGCAAGGACGGCACCCTGATCCCCGAGTGGCTGACCATCAGCGCGGTGCGCGACGAGCAGGGGGCGGTGAGCAACTATGTCGGCATCTTCAGCGACATCAGCGCCATCAAGGCGTCGCATGAACGCATCGAACACCTGGCGACCCACGATGAGCTGACCGGGCTGCCCAACCGCAACCTGTTCAATGACCGCGTGAAACACGCCATCGCCCGGGCCGCCCACCGCGCCGAGCGGCTGTTCGTGCTGTTCGTGGACCTGGACAATTTCAAGGTCATCAACGACAACCTGGGCCATGCCGCGGGCGACGAGCTGCTGCGCGAGGCGGCCCTGCGCATCGCCGAATGCCTGCGCGCGGAGGACACGGTCGCCCGTCTGGGGGGCGATGAGTTCATCCTGCTGCTCGAGGATGCCGATCCGGAACTGGTCGCCGCCCTGGGCAAGCGCATACTCGATTTCCTGTCCGCCTCCTTCCGCGTACAGGGGCGCGATGTCTTCGTCACCGCCAGCATCGGTATCAGCAGCTTCCCCGACGACGGGCAGGACAGCGAGACCCTGCTCAAGAACGCCGATACCGCCATGTACAAGGCCAAGGATCGCGGCAAGAATCAGTTCCAGTTCTTCTCGGTGGAGATGAAACTCCACGGCGAGCAGCGCATGGCGATCGAGACCGGCATCCGCCTCGCCCTCCAGGAGGACCAGTTCAGCCTGCTGTTCCAGCCGGAGGTGGAACTGGCCAGCGGGCGCATCGTCAGCGCCGAGGCCCTGATCCGCTGGACCTCGGGTCCCTTGGGGGAGGTGTCGCCGGCCCGCTTCATCCCGGTGGCGGAACAGAGCGGACTGATCGTCAAAGTCACTGAGTGGGTCATGCGGCGCACCTGCGAGACCCTGCGTGCCTGGATCGACGCGGGGCTGGTCCCGGTCCCGGTGTTCGTCAATATCTCGCCCTTGCACTTTCGCACTGCCGATCTGGTGGCCTGCCTCACGACCCAGACGCAGATCCACGCGCTGAGCCCCCACCTGATCGGGATCGAACTCACCGAGGGCGCCCTCATGGACGGCAGCGAAGCCACCACCGGCGTCCTGCATGCCCTGCGCGCCCTGGGGGTGCGGGTCTATGTGGACGACTTCGGCACCGGCTATTCGTCATTGACCTATCTCAAGCGCTACCCCATCGACGGTCTCAAGATCGATCGCAGCTTCGTCGATGGGATCGCCGATGACCCCGACGACCAGGCGATCGCCACCGCGGTCATCGGGGTGGCCCGCGCCCTGGGGGTCGACGTCGTGGCCGAGGGGGTGGAGACCGAAGAGCAACGCGCCGAGCTGATCGCGCGCGGCTGTACCCTGGCGCAGGGGTATCTGATGCATCGGCCGATGACCGCGCAGGCCCTCGCCGCCCTTCTGGAAGTGATTTCCGAACCAGCAAATTAA
- a CDS encoding PepSY domain-containing protein: MDRLSKGAVLAMALALAAGPGSAHEGSRHGGRDWEDAGHSYDRARRASERGEILSLTEIYRRAAARFPGRVLEAELELESDQGPEQKPGHWVYELKILAPGGRLLKVHLDAHSGAILDQEEDD, from the coding sequence ATGGACAGACTCAGCAAAGGCGCGGTGTTGGCGATGGCCCTGGCCCTGGCGGCCGGGCCCGGTAGTGCCCATGAGGGTAGCCGCCACGGCGGCCGGGACTGGGAGGACGCCGGTCACAGTTACGACCGCGCCCGCCGGGCCAGCGAGCGCGGTGAGATCCTGAGTCTGACCGAGATCTACCGCCGCGCCGCCGCGCGGTTCCCCGGCCGGGTGCTGGAGGCGGAACTGGAACTGGAATCGGACCAGGGCCCGGAGCAGAAGCCCGGGCACTGGGTCTATGAACTGAAGATCCTGGCCCCCGGGGGGCGCCTGCTCAAGGTGCATCTGGACGCCCATTCGGGCGCGATTCTGGATCAGGAGGAGGATGACTGA
- a CDS encoding sensor histidine kinase → MTRRSLRFRLLLAAALSIGLALLVAGVGLTALFERHVQRRVEVALDNTLGLILGHVETAPDGRIRFDLPLADPRFQTPLSGLYWQLEDQVRPTLLRSRSLWDAVLDLPADVLPDGTLHRHLLAGPAGQSLLVLERAVVYRAGSEDRRLRVAVGLDRREVAAARAAFAVDVLPYLVLLGAVLMLAAWVQVRVGLAPLDAVRLGVRAIRAGQVRRLPTDYPDEVLPLAEEVNTLLEAQDQAIERARAWTADLAHGLKTLLVVLAADAQRLRAAGHLELAEDLDTLAQTMRRRVDRELIRARVRARAGALTGVGPGSGSRGEPGTGPASGPIRGPAGAGADLAATLARVIRALERTPKGSHLDWDLDCPAAAPVPILLEDLTELLGNCLENASNWAASRVGIRVTLGERVLVQIEDDGPGVPDEWLADLGQRGLRLDERTPGFGLGLAIAHDICDAYGAGIRFARAALGGLAVTLDLPPVRPAVRPRVRSARLPRGPGPD, encoded by the coding sequence ATGACCCGCCGCTCGCTGCGCTTTCGCCTGCTGCTGGCCGCCGCCCTGTCGATCGGGCTGGCGCTGCTGGTCGCCGGGGTGGGGCTCACGGCGCTCTTCGAGCGTCATGTGCAGCGGCGCGTGGAGGTGGCGCTCGACAATACCCTGGGCCTGATCCTGGGCCATGTCGAGACGGCGCCGGACGGGCGTATCCGCTTCGACCTGCCCCTGGCCGACCCGCGCTTTCAGACCCCTTTGAGCGGGCTCTACTGGCAACTCGAGGACCAGGTGCGGCCCACGCTGCTGCGTTCGCGCTCCCTCTGGGACGCGGTGCTGGACCTGCCCGCGGACGTGCTGCCGGACGGGACCCTGCACCGTCATCTGCTGGCGGGGCCCGCCGGCCAGTCGCTCCTGGTGCTGGAGCGTGCCGTGGTCTACCGCGCCGGGTCCGAAGACCGTCGGTTGCGGGTGGCGGTGGGTCTGGATCGGCGCGAAGTCGCCGCGGCGCGCGCGGCCTTTGCGGTGGACGTGCTGCCCTATCTGGTCCTGCTGGGCGCGGTCCTGATGCTGGCGGCCTGGGTCCAGGTCCGCGTCGGGCTCGCCCCCCTGGACGCCGTGCGCCTGGGCGTGCGCGCGATCCGCGCCGGGCAGGTCCGGCGCCTGCCCACCGATTACCCGGACGAGGTCCTGCCCCTGGCGGAGGAGGTGAACACCCTGCTCGAGGCCCAGGACCAGGCCATCGAGCGCGCGCGCGCCTGGACCGCCGACTTGGCCCACGGGCTCAAGACCCTGCTGGTGGTGCTGGCCGCGGACGCGCAGCGGCTGCGCGCGGCGGGCCACCTGGAACTGGCCGAAGACCTCGACACCCTGGCCCAGACCATGCGTCGGCGGGTCGACCGGGAACTGATCCGGGCGCGGGTGCGGGCGCGGGCGGGGGCCCTGACCGGGGTCGGGCCCGGGAGCGGGAGCAGGGGCGAGCCGGGCACCGGCCCCGCATCCGGCCCGATCCGGGGACCGGCCGGGGCCGGGGCCGACCTGGCGGCGACCCTGGCGCGGGTGATCCGCGCCCTGGAGCGGACCCCCAAGGGGTCCCACCTGGACTGGGATCTCGATTGTCCGGCCGCGGCCCCGGTGCCCATCCTCCTGGAGGACCTGACCGAACTGCTGGGCAACTGTCTGGAGAACGCCTCCAACTGGGCCGCCAGCCGGGTCGGCATCCGCGTCACGCTGGGGGAGCGGGTCTTGGTGCAGATCGAGGACGACGGCCCCGGGGTCCCGGACGAGTGGCTCGCCGACCTGGGTCAGCGGGGCCTGCGGCTCGACGAGCGCACCCCGGGCTTCGGCCTGGGACTCGCCATCGCCCACGACATCTGCGACGCCTACGGCGCCGGGATCCGCTTCGCCCGTGCTGCCCTGGGCGGGCTCGCGGTCACGCTGGACCTGCCCCCGGTGCGCCCCGCCGTGCGGCCCCGGGTCCGGTCCGCGCGGTTGCCCCGCGGGCCGGGGCCGGACTGA
- a CDS encoding glycosyltransferase, translated as MTVLQRFTAEAAEYREIRRTFWGLATRDSKSWGGYYRASLCAIYRHLIPEGAQVLEIGCGGGDLLAAVKPAVGVGVDFSPEILDGARTAHPALHFVLADAHALILEPQTFDYVILSDLVNDLWDVQTMLKEVHRYCAAHTRLIFNFHSYLWSGPLRLAQWLGIATPNLPQNWLTRHDMENLLEITDYQPLRAWAEVLAPLRVPGVSDWVNRYLARIAPLRFLDLANFMVARPLSKARPAHPSVSVVVAARNESGHIEELLVRIPDMGGGTEIIFVEGNSTDDTFEAITRAITRHPERRCKLLKQPGKGKGDAVRTGFAAATGDILMILDADITVPPEDLPRFYVLMVGGQAEFVNGVRLVYPMADEAMQLANLVANKSFSWAFSWLLGQPLRDTLCGTKVLWRDDYERIARNRAYFGDFDPFGDFDLLFGAARLNLKIMEVPIRYRARRYGETNISRWRHGWLLLRMVAFAARRIKFV; from the coding sequence GTGACAGTGTTGCAGCGATTCACGGCCGAGGCCGCAGAGTACCGCGAGATTCGTCGAACATTTTGGGGTCTGGCTACCCGCGATTCCAAGTCTTGGGGGGGCTATTACCGGGCGAGCTTGTGCGCCATCTACCGGCACCTGATTCCGGAGGGCGCGCAGGTGCTCGAAATAGGCTGTGGCGGCGGCGATCTACTGGCGGCGGTCAAGCCAGCGGTGGGGGTGGGCGTCGACTTCTCCCCGGAGATTCTGGACGGCGCGCGGACCGCCCATCCGGCGCTGCATTTCGTCCTCGCGGATGCCCACGCGCTGATTCTCGAGCCGCAAACCTTCGATTATGTGATCCTCTCCGATCTCGTCAACGACCTCTGGGACGTCCAGACGATGCTTAAGGAGGTTCATCGCTATTGCGCCGCTCATACCCGACTGATATTCAATTTCCACAGCTATTTATGGAGCGGACCACTGCGGTTGGCGCAATGGCTGGGAATTGCGACGCCGAATCTCCCCCAGAACTGGCTGACCCGCCACGATATGGAGAACCTGCTGGAGATCACGGACTATCAGCCATTGCGCGCCTGGGCGGAAGTGCTGGCGCCATTGCGCGTGCCGGGCGTCTCCGATTGGGTCAATCGTTATCTCGCCAGGATTGCGCCGTTGCGCTTTCTCGATCTGGCCAATTTCATGGTCGCCCGCCCCTTGAGCAAGGCGCGACCCGCCCACCCCAGCGTCTCGGTGGTGGTCGCGGCGCGCAACGAATCCGGACATATCGAAGAGTTGCTGGTCCGTATCCCCGATATGGGCGGCGGCACCGAGATCATCTTTGTCGAGGGCAATTCCACGGACGACACCTTCGAGGCGATCACCCGGGCTATTACGCGCCACCCGGAGCGGCGCTGCAAGCTGCTCAAACAGCCCGGCAAGGGCAAGGGCGACGCGGTACGCACCGGATTCGCTGCCGCGACCGGGGACATCCTGATGATCCTGGATGCCGATATCACGGTCCCGCCGGAGGACCTGCCACGCTTCTATGTACTCATGGTCGGCGGACAAGCGGAATTCGTCAATGGGGTGCGGCTGGTTTACCCCATGGCGGACGAGGCGATGCAACTTGCCAATCTGGTTGCCAACAAATCCTTCTCCTGGGCCTTCAGTTGGCTCCTGGGACAGCCCCTCCGCGACACCCTGTGCGGCACCAAGGTGCTGTGGCGGGACGACTACGAGCGCATCGCCCGCAACCGCGCCTATTTCGGGGATTTCGACCCGTTCGGGGATTTCGATCTGCTGTTCGGCGCGGCGCGGCTCAACCTCAAGATCATGGAGGTGCCGATCCGCTACCGGGCGCGCCGCTACGGCGAGACCAATATCTCGCGCTGGCGCCATGGCTGGCTCCTGCTGCGCATGGTGGCCTTCGCCGCCCGCCGCATCAAGTTCGTATGA
- a CDS encoding cytochrome b/b6 domain-containing protein, translating to MNHPNPITADPGAMRPAAASPPAQVRVWDPLVRLFHWGLGGAVLICFLTEDELLGLHTFAGYTVLTLIGMRLIWGLIGPRHARWSSFVRGPRATLAYLGEVLRGHPRRFLGHNPAGAAMAVALMTGFGLTAVTGLMVLGAGELSGPLAPYLLGVSAATAHDFKEIHEFLAWATLALVPLHLLGVALSSLQHRENLVRGMIDGYKRNEEE from the coding sequence ATGAACCATCCGAACCCCATCACCGCGGACCCGGGTGCGATGCGACCCGCCGCCGCGTCACCGCCCGCCCAGGTCCGCGTCTGGGACCCCTTGGTGCGCCTGTTCCATTGGGGGCTTGGCGGCGCCGTGCTGATCTGCTTCCTCACCGAGGACGAACTGCTCGGCCTGCACACCTTCGCCGGCTACACGGTGCTCACCCTGATCGGCATGCGTCTCATCTGGGGGCTGATCGGCCCCCGCCATGCCCGCTGGTCGTCATTCGTACGCGGCCCCCGCGCCACCCTGGCCTACCTGGGTGAGGTCCTGCGCGGTCACCCGCGCCGGTTCCTGGGCCACAACCCGGCCGGCGCGGCCATGGCGGTGGCCCTGATGACGGGCTTTGGCCTCACCGCGGTGACCGGCCTTATGGTGCTGGGCGCCGGCGAACTCTCCGGACCGCTTGCGCCCTACCTGCTGGGGGTCTCCGCCGCGACCGCGCATGACTTCAAGGAGATCCACGAATTTCTCGCCTGGGCGACCCTGGCCCTGGTCCCGCTGCACCTGCTCGGGGTGGCGCTCAGCAGCCTGCAACACCGCGAGAACCTGGTGCGCGGCATGATCGACGGCTACAAACGAAACGAAGAGGAATGA
- a CDS encoding biliverdin-producing heme oxygenase, with amino-acid sequence MALRLATAATHQAVELLPGMVRLTGPDPSPADYRRYLRLMARVYGTLEPSLYAALSAPRAPGAGAADQRSPRLAAERISALGLRPKFPALCADLAVHGLAPPAVAPDLLSPPDLNTTLGGIYVLEGSTLGGRVVARRLRKHLGDPLPGATFLDFHGDQAAAHWKRLGLVLDGLAADGLIDPDGVIAGACAVFQEVYTMLATFDEDPPAP; translated from the coding sequence GTGGCCCTGCGTCTGGCCACCGCGGCCACCCACCAGGCGGTGGAACTGCTGCCCGGCATGGTCCGGCTGACCGGACCGGACCCGAGCCCCGCGGATTATCGCCGCTACCTGCGCCTCATGGCGCGGGTCTACGGGACCCTGGAGCCGTCTCTCTATGCCGCCTTGAGCGCCCCGCGGGCGCCGGGCGCCGGCGCGGCGGATCAGCGCTCGCCGAGGCTGGCGGCCGAGCGGATCAGCGCGCTGGGTCTGCGCCCCAAGTTCCCGGCCCTGTGCGCCGACCTCGCCGTGCACGGCCTCGCGCCGCCGGCCGTCGCCCCGGACCTGCTATCCCCGCCGGACCTGAACACCACCCTGGGCGGCATCTATGTCCTGGAGGGTTCGACCCTGGGCGGCCGGGTGGTCGCCCGGCGCCTGCGCAAACACCTGGGTGACCCCCTGCCCGGCGCGACCTTTCTGGATTTCCACGGCGACCAGGCAGCCGCCCACTGGAAGCGGTTGGGGCTCGTCTTGGATGGTCTGGCCGCAGACGGCCTGATTGACCCCGATGGCGTGATCGCGGGCGCCTGTGCCGTATTTCAGGAGGTCTACACCATGCTCGCGACCTTTGACGAGGATCCGCCGGCACCCTGA